In the Besnoitia besnoiti strain Bb-Ger1 chromosome IX, whole genome shotgun sequence genome, GAGAAAAAAGTCGCTCACCACATTATGTGAGCCTCGCACCACGGCTGCTACAGACAGCGTCGAACTAAACGACGCTACGTGAACTGAAACCCGTATCACCCATTGCCTGGAGATACGGCGACGGATGTGACGCCACCGGTGCAGTATACCGTCAGGTGCGGTTTTGGGTAGCGTCACCGATTGTCGTGCATGACCTTGCGATACACCCACAGCTTACTTTCAGTGGCTCGCAGAGACCTTCAAAATGTTTGAGGGTGCAATCCATTCGGAGGTCGGTATTTTCAAGAATGAAGTTTTCCATGTCGATGACAGTCTCTGGCAGGTCGTTGAGCTCCCGGATGGCTCGAATACACTGAGAACGACAGATTGCAGCACGACACCCATAGACCGTTGCGAGCGCGGCCGTCTGGTAGTGAATGTTTGACCAGCTCAAAGAAACTATACCATATTTATCTTTGCAGTATTCCCTGCTGTGTCCTGAAACAGAGGGAAGTGGCGGTGCAAAGCCATAGTGTGTCGTTTGTAACGTGGAGAGCGACTCTTCATTCGCCGTTCCCAGCTTTGGACGGAGGTGTAGTTCAACCAAAGAAGAATGTATCAGTGATTATACAGCAATCAACTCCCTGATACAGCAGGATCAGCGGTGGACTAGGCGACCTGAGAGCCATTGGCACCATGTTATGCAAGTACCCAATCTCTTGCCTACTTTCACATCATCATAAAGCTGGATTCGCATGCCCAAAGCCTTCGCCTGGCACATGCCTCCAGTCATGTGGACAGGCTTGAAAATTTTCTTCATGCCCTCGCACCACCGTAACGACGACACGCTTACCGCGAGGTGCAGTCTCCAGCACTTCTTACTGTGAGACCGTATTTGCGCATTGTACTTTTTCTCCACATGCGCCGCAACATGCGTCGCAACAGCCCGGATGACCTGTGGGACAACAGCACTCTCCACACCTACTGTACTGTCCATCACAGGCCAGTCTCAAAAGCACATCGCACCCCTATCTATTGCTCCCACTCCTGGGGTGAGCCGCTTACCCGCTGGCTCAGCAAATGACTCCCACTCACGAAGGATGTCTAATACGTTGTACTacgcctccgctgccctgACTGCCGCTCTGCAGACTTGCGCAGCTCGAATCTACCAGCCATGCTTCAGAAAACCCACGTTATATGTTAGCGCGTGCTAGCTTTGCTGCCGGCCTTTCGGAGAGCCTTCCACTGCAGTTTGTGTTCAACATCGAAAATGCGCTGCCTCCCGTATTTTGAGTGAACGGAGTCACTCGGGCCCGAACAAAAGCAGACTTCTGATTTTTAGCATACCGAAGGAATCGAGCTAGTGTTGTTCAATGCATCTATTACCTCTACAAAACCCAAAGCACGGTCGACGTCGTTAGAGAGGACTTTCAAAAGCACTTCTTTCTGCGGCTGATGTTTTGCCTCCTCAGGTGCAGACTTGGATAACTCTACGACAGCCATGCTTGTCTCCGCAAACCCAATGTCGATAACCGCAAGCCGAACTGCCTGGTCGTCTTGAGCTCCAGTATCAAGCCTTTTTTGAAGATCAACGAGTTTATGGTATTCTTGGGGCAGCTTCTCGCACGCCCAGAAGTTGACTATCGCGTCAATGCGGCGTAACATGGTGACGGTTAGGCCTGCCATTTTAGCCGATACTTCCGCTTCTCTGATCGCCCTGGCATCCACTGAGGACGGGAGGACTATAGCTGCCATCTCGGGTGGGCGGATGATGCCATCGGCTGCATCACGACTGAATATACGGAGACTTCGGCTGAAGCCTCTAACCAACGGTAAGATCTCGTTCTCAGCTGAAGTGCTGCGCGCCGTATTCCCTTTCTCGAGTAGATGCTCCAAGAAAAACCCAATCGCTAGCGGCAGCGGGACCTGCGGAGACAACCCACAAAACAAAGTTGGCTTCCACACGCCGTCAACACcgtggaggcggagctgGAAAGCCTCAGAGACTACTCATGCACGTCGTTGTACTACAGATAGCGACGATCGCTGCCCCAGAGAAAAGCAGGGCATCCAGCAAAAAGTATGCTACACGCCAGACCACACACGCCGTAAAAATTTATATTCGACCACCGATCACACGCATACAGGCCCTAAAAACAGACTGTGCAGCCCATGGGTCGACATGGGGTGACAACACGTACGCATCGTCTGCCCAGTGGTAGCTGATTGGTACCCTTCAGGACGAATGACAGGTGGGCCATATTTAACAAAACCTTCGCACATTCAGGGAGCCACAGCAAACGGCTGCGGCCAAAGGAAGAACGCCTCCACATGCACGGCGTGCAACATGAGCCCGAGTTATCCAGCGGCACGCTTACGTGCGTCTCCTTGTCACCAAAGGCCACTCTGAAGAGCACCTTTCCCTGGTCAATAGTCACGTGAGGGTAGGGACAGAAAGCAACCCGGTCTTCCAGCTCGCGAGCCGTTCGAACGTCATGGACCCCGAGCCACATGGGGATATTCTGGAAGgtcgaagagacagaagaaaatGATGGAACCATATATCTGCTGAAGAAGATTTTGAAGCAGGAAATATCGTTACTGTCACTGTGTATTCACCAAGCTATCGCTAGACTCCCATGTACAGAGCAAAAAAGCTACTGTCTGCCGCTCCGGCTGTGGCACCCGTCACGAGGTACAGAACGTCCTAGCCACCGCAGGACTGTCACTTCAAAATAATAAAACATAACCCACCAGCCAGACCATCCACTCACTACGCCAGgtttcctctctgcagacgcagtGTCCGCGTTGTATTGTTACGGCACGTTCGATCGCAGACGAGGGTATGCGGCACAAATGTGAATACTGATGTACATCGTCGACCATTTTCCAAGCCTCCGGAGCCACGGATTCACGATGACAGCACCTTACCATCACCAGGTTCTTTGGCTCGTAGTTCACTCTagcttctgcctctgcgccgtaAGTTCTGGTAACAGACATGTTGCACAGGACCAGTCATCCCACGCTTCATGGGCGAACCTAGCTTTGCAAAGGCCCTGCTTCAACATGTTTTTCGCAACCATCCGACGATGCTGTAAGCAATATAAAACCCTACAAATACGTGGCAGTGGCCCCACACGTGAACCCGAGAGGAGAGGACCTCTTCAGCGCTCTATTCAAAGAGGAATATTAAAAAAGAGAAGACCGAACGCGTCTCCACAGATGAAATTACTGTCTGGCAAACACAATCGACTGCATCGGAGAGCTCTCAGGATCGCCACCACACCGGTAAGGCTACCTCCTCAAGCCAccacgaagacgccgaaTTACAGTTATACGGATAGGCGTCAGCCTGCGGATGCCAAAAGTGGCAGTGTTGACCTTTTCTTGGCACTCATTCATCCAGAGATTAGCGTTCCTTCTACACAGAGAGCAACGGAAACGAGAGCTGTCTCTTCATCCGCCCGTCCCTCGTGCTCACATGCAGTATGCACAGTTTTGGGTtaccgcggaggcgagcgcagaaAACAAAGTATCAACAAAATGGATGCATAGAAGTAAGCATCCATCTGAGTGCCTAATGGTCGTATAGCACCGAGCCTGGGCGCGATCTACCAGCTGTCGCCGTTCCTTACTCTCCTTTCTCCGTCCCTTTGCCTTTTGCTTACAGTATCTTATCATCGAACGAGATACACGACGGAACGTACGCCTTCTTGATCCCTGAAttcgtctctgcgctgtGGGTCTCATCAAAATTTGCAAGCGCCCCGCACGCAAAGACGCTCAAATGAGCGCCAAGGTCGATACCCATCACGGCTTTCGAGTCATCGACCATGGTGGCCGAATGAGCTGGGCTGCCAGAGAGCGCCATCGTGGAACGCCTTCACCGAAACCCCAGATTGTGAGCCTTCTGCAGTGCTTGACACTCCCTTAAGAGAAAGGAGGAGCGGCGGCTATGTTCTGAACGGTATGTGCCTGGTAACAGTAAATAAACATCGCTTCCCAGACTTTGGGTTGAGGCTCGATGACTGTGATGCCTGTAGGGAACACAGAAGAGATCAACCTTCTTTTCAGATATAGGCGAGTGTTTCGTACTTAATGCAGAATGCGACACAATCAAGTAAAGCTGCTACTACGCACATCTGTACTCATAAAGATTCCTGGGCAGCGGGTTAACTTTTGACACCAAGCGACGCATTACAGTCTGGCTCGTTGGGGGGGGGTCATCCAACAAGTCCATGCCAGCCCAGTCggtggagcgcggcgcgctgccgtgGAAGTCGATTTTTTGACAGCTAGCTCACATGCACCGTCGTGGTTGGATCACACTCTCCTGTTCGTTGCTGTTGCTGTTGCTCCGGAGGTAAACGCATTAACGTGATGGTGGCCTgaggcgcagggggggggTAGGAGGACCCCCGTACGGGAAAGGCACCGCAGCCTTCGGATTGGTGTGGCGCGTTCCCCCCCTCTGCGTGCTTGCCGTGGAAACAATCGTTTGCGTTTTGCTCTCGTCTTTTTGTTCGTTCTTCGCCAGCATTGTGGactcttttctcttctttctgaCCAGACGAGTACACGTTCCAGTTGATTCGACCAGTAAAACACATGCCTAGACGCGTGTCTGCTGCTGGAAGAATCTTACTGGCGCTTTACAGAAAATGCAGGCGAGGGACCAAAATAGTTTGATCAAAAGCATGAATGTAGCCTGCACTACTTAGTACAGAAAAGTTTTGTCATTTAGGTAGCAGGCAGCGTGGTACTCTGGATTATCAATTTGACCATATGTTGTCTCAATGGCCCTCATGAATCAGCTTTGTATGGTGGGTGTGACTCGTACAACTGGTCGTGGGAAGTCTTTGGGAAGTGCGCATGGATTAGAAGAGGGCGCGCAAGCTGCGTTCATCGCTGAAGCGGCCCCGGATGGTGGTTGTTCCAGCACACTGTacacatataaatatgtgGGACCGAATGGTCATGTGATGGCGGGGAACGGATCGACCCTTTGGTCGACCCGTATCACTATAGCTTCGCTTGGTCCCGGCTTTCCGGTGTGTGTCTGACACACTGTTGTTAGCACGGGTGAACAGAACAGGACACAGCGCGAACCCACCGCACAGTTTGAGCGCACACCTCATTCTGGCAGCGTTCGGCCCGCACAACCCCCCGAGAGAGAGGATGCGTGGATTGACACATGGACGCAGGCCTTGCAGAAATCGGGTCGACCCCGAATGAAGGACAATAGTTGCTTGTGGGGTGTCACTGCCAATAATAGGACCATTTTGTTGTTACGCGTCCTGATCCATCCTCTGACTACATATCTAGCCACAAAATAATGTATCGACACGCTGGTATTCGAAGCTCCAATTTCGGAAAGAGGAAAGCTAGTGAGAGCCCTCACACTATCTACGGTCGCGTGGCGGCTCGCTCCAGGAAGTCCCGATCGGGTTTATCTTTCGACGCATACAAAGCGTACGACAGAATTGTTCAACCGAAGATGACGGCATTTCAGAGCTCATGTCTTATTCGAGCTTCTGCGTACCTACACTGGAGTAACGCTTACTCATGCTACGCGTCCAGTTTTGTTGAATGCAGCGGCCGGTTGCTCGCCGCTCAGGTCCCTGAAACAGACTGAGCGATGTATCTGTCGCAATTCCCTTGTATTGGGGGACCTGAGTATAGGATTCTGCACACTCCGGTTAGATCCGGAAGGACTGAGCGAAGGATAGGCGATCTTCGAAatcttctcttctttgtTTCTGTTGAAAGGATCGGTGACCCAGAGGACGGTGAACCCATCGGCCACTTGTTCGGCGCACCGTgttgctgcgtctgcgcacgTATTTGCAACCCAAAAGACCTCACCTATTCCCACATACCGTTATTTTATCCCTCTTCGTAGCACGCAGTCGGATTTCCATGGCCCGCTGAAGGTGCTCGTCCCCTGCATTcatgcgcagctcgccgggGATATTTTTATTCGACGTTGTTCTATCACAGACCGGGAAGCGAATCGCACGCCGCGCTTTGGCCATGAAATCAAGAAACGCAGTAAGGAAACTGCACTGCTCACGCATGCCCCGTCAATGTGCATGCCACCAGCACACGTTTCATGGAGGGAGATACAGTTCGAACCTCTACAAAAAACCTCAGGGCAAGCCACACCCGGGAAGGACCTTGGCTCGAAGGTTCATACGTGGGTTATGCGCTAGACGTGCGTTGCTGGAGAGTCGGTTCGCCAGCCACGTTCAGGTCAGCCACGTTCAGGTCAGCCACGTTCGGGTCAGCCACGTTCGGGTCAGCCACGTTCGGGTCAGCCACGTTCGGGTCAGCCACGTTCGGGTCAGCCACGTTCGGGTGAGCATCATACTCGAGACTGCTTAATACGAAAACATCTGCGCTACCCCAATACACGCTGCTGAGTACCGGAAAAGCTCAGACTTCCACTTCCGTTACACAATGCCTCTGTAAACGAACACCCGCTAAGAACATGCTACTCGTGCACCGGCGCCGGTCGTACAGCCCTGCCAAAAGAATGCTCTCCGTGGCATGGCATCTGAGCGCGTGTTATGGCGAGCACCTTCCGTCCACCCCGTCCAATGTGATGACGAGGAGCTTCTCCGACGCGAAACCTGAAAACTTGTCTGCCGCTTCTGAGCAATATAATCCGGTACTTCATAAAGTAAAGCGGCCGCCAAAGCGGGTGGTGCCGGCTAAACTCTACCGTATACCCCCATCTGGAGCAATTGAACCAAGAAACTGAACACCGACACGCCAGGAACTCGTAACTGACGAGAAGCACGCTCGCGACCCGTGGCTGTGGATGACGCACTCCCGACCTCGATACAGCTCACTTATACGGAAGGAGCGCTCACTCCGATTTTCTCAGCAGTTCTAACCGAGGCGACATCGCAGTTATCAGCACACCGCGGTGCTTGCACTTGCCGATGTAATAGCATACCCTAGTTCTGGTGTAGCAGCAACCCTGGGAGACCCAGCTTTCAAGCTGCTTTGACCCTTCATGATGCTCACTCCTACGGTATTGTCGCAGTAAACAATTCAACAACTGATCTTGCGGTGGGATTGGGTTCCAGCCGAGCCGTGCATCTCTCTTGAGGACATCTGCACGCCAAAAATGACCGCGCAACTTTTCCCATATGCTGGGAGAGCCGTGACGTAGTGGGGGCAGGAGCCATCCGCTTCAGATGTTGCGGGGGAGAAACGGAGGCAGACGGCCGGTGCAGCTGGCTGGGGTCGGTCCAAACACATCGGTATCGAGTTGCTCACCGGCCACTTGCCATACGCGCGCTACACAACGAGAGGGACAAAGAAGGGTGGCAGCGAAATCCAGACACTGAGGTGGGAAGTGGAAATTAGCTTGTTAGACAAATTTTGTCTGATGAATTTGTTCCTAGTGTGGCAGTGGGGTGAGGAGAGTGAACTGTTCTCCGCTTTTGACAGTGCCTCAGCGTTTGAGAGGCATGCCACGTGAGCTATGTTGCAGTACGGGGATGCTGCGGTCAGGCCACTGGTCGGTGAAGTTACTAGACTCTTGCGAGGTGCTCCCGCTTACACGTGTATAACATCGAACGTTGTATTGTTTGAGTGCTTCAAAGGATCATCTGAGGAGCGCGTCATCTGCTGTAACTACGAAGCCTACGCGCGCCTTGTTCGCTTCGTTAAGTTGGAATACGGCGGAAGAAGTCCTTTCAATAGTTACTGGGCGATATAACTTTAGCGGAGCAACCACGCTGTGAGCGCTTCTTCACTTTTAGAGAGACATTTTTGGCTTTTGCGGGGTACCAGTCAACTCCGAAGACGAACAGCATATCTACGACGAACTAGGGCGTCGCCTTCAAGGGTGGACCGTGATGTCAGCGAGACGGAACAAGCCACCAGTCTGCGGCCAAGGTGAAGCCATGCGTTTCACCACGTCGTCGTACGGTGCATGTTTCAATACTATATGAACTCACGAGCTTTCGATGGCGTTGGGTATCGCTTTCTGTACATACGCCAGCAGATTAGGAGCCCGCCCAGAGAGTGGGTTCGCACACCGTGTGCCCCGCATGCGACAGCGATCCTCGTCAGTCTCGAGCCCCGTGCTGAAAAAGTGTTTTCTTCTAAGAAGCGACGTTTATTTTCGTGAATCAGATATCCGGGTCTGGAGGCCTTGGTGACGTGCGGCAGACTGTTTTGtcgcgtgctgcagcggGGAGTGACGTTTTTTATCGATTGCCGGAGCCGCTGGATCTAGCGGCGTCACACGCTGCCGAGGGGGCGGCTGTGGTCCTAACGACAGTAAGCTGGCGACGAACAGTTTGAAGCGTGCCGCAAACAGCGGTTAGTGCAGTGATTCTGCAGGTGCGTGCGCTTCCGAAATTGCTGAGCTTTCCAGAGTTAACGCCAACCAGCGCACTGGAACCATAGTTAGTGGAACAACATCGCTGCTGGGACGCCGAACACGTGTGATCCTCTGGCAGGTCTAAGGCCCGCTGCAAGCCTCGAGGGAAGGAAGCAGGCGCAAGACCACCCCAGACGTTGGAAGACGTTGTGCGTCCTCCCGTGATGTCCGTCTTCTTGCGTACTTTCTCTTGCAAGGGTGGGAAGATGAGTTGTCGGTAAATAGCTGTTCAATTTACGCAGCCTTGCTGTAACCCGAACTACAAGGTGGGCGCCATTCGAAATTGCTGTGATACACCACGATCATGGAAGTGCCGGGTCGCGGTTCTGCGACGAGACACGGCTACCATAAGGACAGCGCAGTAGACCGTGTGTCCTATCCGTGTCGCGTGTGCATCGCGGCGGAACAGCAAAGCCAGCATGTGCGACGTTTGCTCTCCACTGGCGTGAGTCAGGTTATCGCACTGTCGCGTCACCCCTCTGAGTGCTAAGAACGCGGATGGCAATTTTGTTGAGCTTCGTTCTCAAAATTGCTAGCGGTAGAGGCTGTCCGAATAACTTATGAGGGGATCATTCGTCAGTAAATGTGTGAATGGGCCAAAAGCGCTGTAGATGCCAAATGCAAGGTAACAGCGCCGTTTCGTGACGCCTCCAGTCGGAGACCCTGTTTACATCAGCGACTCTCTCAGTGACGTTTTCCGATTTAGGCGGAAGCGGATAAACGGCTTACGCGGGAAGGTGCAAGAGTGCGTACGTCAGCTGGCGGCTGCTTGTTTCTTTTTGCACGCTCTGGCGGCGACGTGCGCCGTCCAGTCAAGGGGGACGCGAGGTCTTTTGGCGCTGTGCGGGGACACGTGAATAGGTGGATGCTTAGAGGTAGGTGGTCGGGGTATCAGTGCGTCTGTTTGGGGTTTCGTTTGCGGgagagctgcagcgacggGACTCCTGTCAGAACTGTGCGTGGGGTGACCGGAATTACCTCACGCCACCGATGCCTTTTCAGTCGCTGGTGTTGTTTGTGTCTATAGCTGCGTTCAGAAGTCTGTGTTGATTGGCGCGGCATGACTGTGTACAGCCAGCGCACACGTGTCCCCTTCACGCACAGGCGGCCTATATTTCATGTGCTCGATTAACTTTACCCCAATAGGGTGGGGCGTAACGCTGCGTCACCGGGGCAGGAGCTTGTGGCAGGGCGAGTTGCTTCTTGATGTGCAGACCTATCCTCTTGCCCTCCTCAGTTCCCACATTTGTGCGGGAAAAGGATACGGGTGCGCACCCACTCTGGCACCCTGCATGGGCAGCGTTTCTTGACAGGAACGGGAGGACGCCGCACCTGCCCACGCGCGTGCGGGGGCTGTTAGTACGGAAGCTGGCAGGCAGTGCTGGACGGTGGGCGGACGTTGTACTTGCCGCGACGTGTTTGGAAGTTGTCCGGAGTAAGGATGCCAGACGCTGAAACGGGCCCCGCGTCTTGGCCAGCTTTGGGCTGGTCCTCGGTGACTAGCTCATCAGTGCGCCTGAAAGACGACAAAAACCGTACCAGGCCTGAAGCAACAATAACTGCGGGAAAGCACATCACGCAGTCCTTGAAAAAACACGCGTGCCGGATTCGGACTTCTGTCTCGAGTGTGGCAACCATCGCCACGGCACGTGTTCCATGGCCAATATCCCGCGTCAGCGGGGGACAAAAGCGCGATGGAACGAGGTGCAGAAAGGGAGGACCGGGATCGGTGGAAGGAGGGCCGGATATATCAAAAGACTGTAGCTCAGTTCGTTCGACGTCATCATCGTCGTGTTTCTCAGGCACGCCTCGCCACGAGCCGTGCGTCGGTGGTACGGCAGGGCTGTTGAGAGGGACCCGCTGTGGGTACGGGGAAGGTCGCTTGCGTAGTAGGCCCTTGCGGAGGCCTGAGGAAAGAAACGTCCGGCGCGATTTGAGTTGCAGCAATAGTGGAACTGATGAGTACAAGCAATCATGCGTTCTTCGTAGACTAGCGGTATCTCGCGCCTCAGAGGCCAGAGAGGGGGCGCGGGGCCGGAGCTCTGAAAGTTTCGGAAGCACGCCGAGCCTAGTATCAAGCTCGTGTCACAACGACAGAGCTTCTGGGCTTCGCATTCGCACCCTTTCGGCTCGGCTCCGAAAGCATGCGGGGAAGCTTCCAGCCATGGCACTTCGCAGACTGGACAGACCGCCTGCAAAGCAGACAGCAGATGGCTCCTGGGCGTCACCGTTAGCCGGCCTGCTGCATTTCAGGAAAGCTGCCTCATCGGGCTTCAGTGCAGCACGCGGGGCGACCGCGCAGGACTCCTCCATTAGTACGAAGTGCATGTCACAAGGAAGGTCACTGGACATGCAAAAGTGCCACGTGTTCCATTCCGTCTCTTCCGGAGAAGCTGCACGTGCCCGTGGCTCGGACACGACAGCGTCATTTGGTGCCACCCAGTGGGGTGTCACCCCG is a window encoding:
- a CDS encoding hypothetical protein (encoded by transcript BESB_013930), producing the protein MKGQSSLKAGSPRVAATPELGSVYWGSADVFVLSSLEYDAHPNVADPNVADPNVADPNVADPNVADPNVADLNVADLNVAGEPTLQQRTSSA